From Candidatus Hydrogenedentota bacterium:
GCTCGGGCCACCCATCGGCCGCAAACTCCGGAAAACAGCCCCCGACTGCCCCGCATTGTGGGTCTTTCCGCGCGGAACGGACCTGCGGCCCTGGATGCCCGTGCTCCGGGCGGGTCCCGGCGATTTTCTGGTTCGCCCGTTTTCCGCCGATCAGCTGGCCGCGCGCATTCGTTTCTGCCTGGCCTCCGGCGGCCACGCCGAGCTACAGCGCGCGAACCGCGTGCTCGCCGGGCTCGTCGAAGCGCGCAGCCACGATCTCTACGAGAGCGACGAGCGCTTCCGGCTGCTGTTCAACTCGTGCAGCGACGGCATCTTCACCGTTGTGCTGCCCGAGGCGGCCGACGAAGAGCGCATCGTCGAGGTCAACCTGCAAATGTGCCACGCCCTGAGCTACCCGCGCGAAGAGTTCCTCGCGATGCTCCCGAAGGATCTGCTGGAGCCGGCGCAGGTAAACTATGTGATGGCGCGCTTGCGCAACCTGGGCACGCAGAAGCTACTCTACCTCGAGACCATTCTGGTCACGCGGGACGGCAAGAAGCTACCGGTGGCGATGACGGCCCGGCACTTCTCGTTCAAGCGGCAGCCCTACATTCTGTTCGTGGTGCGGTTCCGCGCCCGCCCGCGCCATGGCGACAACGCCCCGGGCGGCCTCGACCACGGCTACGGCGCCTTCGCGGCGCAAACGGGCCAGATCATGTACGAGTACAATCTCCGCGCGCAGACCATCCGGCTGACCGGCGCCACCCGGCAGATCACCGGCCATTCGCGCGAGGAGCTCGAATCCCTCGACCGGGAGACCCGCCAGGCCCTGATTCACGAAGATGACCGCCGGGAGGTGTTGCGACGTCTGAATGAAGCGGTTCGGGAGCTGGGCGAATACCAGCTTCAATACCGTGTCCGGCATTCGGAGAATGCGTACCGGCATGTGGAGGATCACGGCATCGTCCTGCCCGACGAGACCGGCGCGCCGTATCGCATGCTCGGCTGCATGCGCGACATCACCGACCGGGTTCGCGCGGAGCAGGAAGAGCGCCTGATCGAGCAGGAGATCCAGCATTCCAAGCGCCTGGAGAGCCTCGGCGTCCTCGCGGGCGGCATCGCGCATGACTTCAACAATATTCTCGCCGCAATTATCGGACTCACGGACATGTCAATCCGCGAACTGGATGGTCCGCCGGATGTGCTGGAAGACCTGGAGGAGTCGCTCCGGGCCGCCCACCGGGCGAAGGATTTGGTCAAGCAGATTCTGGCCTTCAGCCGCCAGACCGGAGAAGAACGCTCGCCGGTCCACCTGCACGTCGTAGTGCGAGAGGCCCTGGGCCTGCTCCGGGCATCCATCCCGCCGGCAATCCACATCATCGACAGCATCGATGTCCACTCCGGCATGGTTCTGGCCAACCCGACGCAGATGCACCAGGTCGTGATGAATTATTGCACGAACGGCATCCAGGCCATGTCCGAAAAGGGGGGCACGCTGGAGGTGCGCCTGGAGGATGTCGAAGTCACGCGCCGTTTCGCGGCCACCCACCCGAAGCTCCACCCCGGACCCTACGTCAAGCTGACCGTGGCCGACAAGGGGCACGGCATCGATCCCGGCAATATCAAACGCATATTCGATCCCTTCTACACCACCAAAGGCCCCGGCGAGGGTACGGGCATGGGGCTCGCCATGGTCTATGGCATCGTGGCGGATCACGGCGGCGCGGTCCTCGTGGAAAGCGTGGTCGGGCAGGGAACCGAGTTTCAGACCTATTTGCCGCGCACGCCCGCCGAGGAGCACCCGCTGCCGGGCGCGCGGGCCGTGGAGGCGCCCGGCCGGGAATCCCTGCTGGTCGTTGACGACGAGCACGCGGTCCGCCGGTTCTGCCAGCGATGCCTGACCCCGCTCGGATACAAGGTGCAAACCCGGAGCAACCCGCGCAACGCGCTCGCGGATTTCAAACGTGATCCGCGCGCTTTCGACCTCGTCATCGCCGACCAGCACATGCCCGAAATGTCGGGAGACGCCCTCGCGCGCCGCATGCGCAAGTTGCGGCCCGATATCCCCATCATCCTCTTCACGGGGTTCAGCAATGAAGTGAGCGAAGGCATCGCGCGGGACGCGGGGATCGCGGAAATCGTCTCCAAGCCCGTGGTCTCCGCGCAGCTCACGGGCGCCGTCCGCCGCGTGCTTGACGCAGCATACGGCCCGCGGCCGGCCCAGCACGAGGAGGCGGCGAAATGAGGTTGGCCGGTCCCCTGTATGCCGTCATGGCGTCGCTGGCAGTTACCGCCCTCTCGTGCCAGCCCGCCCCGCGGACCCCGCCCGTTGCGCCCGTGGAAACAGCCGCGCCGCCCGTCGCCGGCCCGGATCCGCCTGCCGCGCCGGAAGGAGAAACATCCATCCAGGTGGAAGTCCAGGGCGCGGTTGTGGACCCGGATTCCTATTCGTTTCCGCGCGGCGCCCGCCTTCAGGACGCGCTGGACGCCGCCGGCGGGCCGTCGCCCCACGCGGAGCTGCGCGATCTCAATATCGCCGCCCGATTGATTGACGGGAGCGTATTGACGGTGCCATACCAGGCGCGGGGAGAAAGCCCGACGCCGGGCGCGGCCGACCTGAACGTGCCGGCCTACACGCGATCGCGCGGCCAGTATGGCGCGGCAATCGCCGGTGACGCCGGGGAAGGCGCGGCCTCCGCCGCGCGTATCAACCTGAACCGCGCCA
This genomic window contains:
- a CDS encoding response regulator, with protein sequence MLRPTIAIAESRPGARASLSGAVRRQFTDVRLDAIPDLPALEARLRKVPPDCLIVDAGGEIGKLGPPIGRKLRKTAPDCPALWVFPRGTDLRPWMPVLRAGPGDFLVRPFSADQLAARIRFCLASGGHAELQRANRVLAGLVEARSHDLYESDERFRLLFNSCSDGIFTVVLPEAADEERIVEVNLQMCHALSYPREEFLAMLPKDLLEPAQVNYVMARLRNLGTQKLLYLETILVTRDGKKLPVAMTARHFSFKRQPYILFVVRFRARPRHGDNAPGGLDHGYGAFAAQTGQIMYEYNLRAQTIRLTGATRQITGHSREELESLDRETRQALIHEDDRREVLRRLNEAVRELGEYQLQYRVRHSENAYRHVEDHGIVLPDETGAPYRMLGCMRDITDRVRAEQEERLIEQEIQHSKRLESLGVLAGGIAHDFNNILAAIIGLTDMSIRELDGPPDVLEDLEESLRAAHRAKDLVKQILAFSRQTGEERSPVHLHVVVREALGLLRASIPPAIHIIDSIDVHSGMVLANPTQMHQVVMNYCTNGIQAMSEKGGTLEVRLEDVEVTRRFAATHPKLHPGPYVKLTVADKGHGIDPGNIKRIFDPFYTTKGPGEGTGMGLAMVYGIVADHGGAVLVESVVGQGTEFQTYLPRTPAEEHPLPGARAVEAPGRESLLVVDDEHAVRRFCQRCLTPLGYKVQTRSNPRNALADFKRDPRAFDLVIADQHMPEMSGDALARRMRKLRPDIPIILFTGFSNEVSEGIARDAGIAEIVSKPVVSAQLTGAVRRVLDAAYGPRPAQHEEAAK
- a CDS encoding helix-hairpin-helix domain-containing protein, coding for MRLAGPLYAVMASLAVTALSCQPAPRTPPVAPVETAAPPVAGPDPPAAPEGETSIQVEVQGAVVDPDSYSFPRGARLQDALDAAGGPSPHAELRDLNIAARLIDGSVLTVPYQARGESPTPGAADLNVPAYTRSRGQYGAAIAGDAGEGAASAARINLNRATQSELETLPGVGPKTAEKILRFRALQPFSSVDDLRYVQGIGDKRLETLRPLVTVD